One Miscanthus floridulus cultivar M001 chromosome 11, ASM1932011v1, whole genome shotgun sequence DNA window includes the following coding sequences:
- the LOC136491048 gene encoding auxin response factor 10-like: protein MSVAAACAPTRLGTTTLTFAAQMPPPAPSPEAAAGRAKPEGRGVHPQLWQACAGSLYAVPPVGAAVYYFPQGHAEHAAAAAVDLRAAGVRVSPFVPCRVAAVRLMAEPDTDDIYARIRLVPLRPWEPVADVGDALMKSDGSSRGGGAGDGDGQQQQQAQRQPSPLSFAKTLTPSDANNGGGFSVPRFCALSIFPPLDYSFDPPVQYVSARDVHGVEWTFRHIYRGTPRRHLLTTGWSNFVGNKNLRPGDSVVFVREEDGKIHIGLRRATRVFCGGGNAGSPGAAAAAGPSDGKVPAEDVVAAARLAAAGQPFEVVHYPRASAPEFIVRAAAVKESMQAPWCPGLRFKMAFETEDVSRISWFMGTIARVDAADPERWPQSPWRLLQVTWDEPELLRNVNRVCPWRVELVSSMPSMPRFSPPPRKKPRTPTHTETLSERQQLFDPAFPFPPTHPLPLAPPLPAPNHDRNRHDLVPSFPVILDSIAAAASAAGIQGARHPQLAPFFPDLHLSDLQQSLLFCGIRPADHQAPPAPRIATDLKIGSPTPRSPSPEAKKGDDVKPSGIMLFGREILTEEQMKNSTGSGVPTSPRATSSGSSKPDCDDEKASNTSDRSRSDVSHGSPAKKNSPSSWRLWWSGDSPASEPGLEPGQCKVFVESDTLGRNLDLSALGSFEELCARLSSMFGINNADLRSHMVYRTIAGEVKHVGDEPFSAFVKSARRITIVSDAGSDNTGNR from the exons ATGTCTGTTGCTGCAGCCTGCGCGCCCACGCGGCTCGGGACGACGACGCTCACGTTCGCGGCGCAGATGCCCCCGCCGGCCCCATCGCCGGAGGCCGCCGCTGGCCGTGCCAAGCCCGAGGGGCGCGGTGTGCACCCGCAGCTGTGGCAGGCGTGCGCGGGCTCCCTGTACGCCGTGCCGCCTGTCGGCGCCGCCGTCTACTACTTCCCGCAGGGCCACGCcgagcacgccgccgccgccgccgtggatctGCGCGCCGCGGGCGTGCGCGTCTCGCCGTTCGTGCCGTGCCGCGTCGCGGCCGTCAGGCTCATGGCGGAGCCCGACACTGACGACATCTACGCCAGGATACGCCTCGTCCCACTCCGCCCCTGGGAGCCGGTGGCGGACGTGGGCGACGCCCTGATGAAGAGCGACGGGAGCAGCAGGGGCGGCGGCGCCGGGGACGGCgacggccagcagcagcagcaggcgcagcGGCAGCCCAGTCCGCTGTCTTTCGCCAAGACGCTGACGCCGTCCGACGCCAACAACGGCGGCGGCTTCTCCGTGCCGCGGTTCTGCGCGCTCTCCATCTTCCCTCCGCTGGACTACAGCTTCGATCCGCCCGTGCAGTACGTCTCCGCCAGGGACGTGCACGGCGTCGAGTGGACGTTCCGCCACATCTACCGGGGCACCCCGCGCCGGCACCTGCTCACCACCGGCTGGAGCAACTTCGTCGGCAACAAGAACCTCCGGCCCGGCGACTCCGTCGTCTTCGTCCGCGAGGAGGACGGCAAGATCCACATAGGCCTGCGGCGCGCCACGCGCGTGTTCTGCGGCGGCGGCAATGCGGGCAgcccgggcgccgccgccgccgcgggtccATCGGACGGCAAGGTCCCGGCGGAGGACGTGGTCGCGGCGGCGAGGCTGGCCGCCGCCGGGCAGCCGTTCGAGGTGGTGCACTACCCGCGTGCGAGCGCGCCGGAGTTCATCGTGCGTGCGGCCGCCGTCAAGGAGTCCATGCAGGCCCCCTGGTGCCCCGGCCTGCGCTTTAAGATGGCGTTCGAGACGGAGGACGTGTCGCGGATCAGCTGGTTCATGGGCACCATCGCCCGTGTCGACGCGGCCGATCCCGAACGGTGGCCGCAGTCGCCCTGGCGACTCCTTCAG GTGACCTGGGACGAGCCCGAGCTCCTGCGGAACGTGAACCGCGTGTGCCCGTGGCGGGTCGAGCTGGTGTCGAGCATGCCCAGCATGCCGCGCTTCTCACCGCCGCCGCGAAAGAAGCCGCGCACCCCGACGCACACGGAGACTCTCTCGGAGCGCCAGCAACTTTTCGACCCCGCCTTCCCGTTCCCGCCCACACACCCACTCCCACTGGCACCACCCCTCCCTGCCCCAAACCACGACCGGAACCGCCACGATCTCGTCCCCTCCTTCCCGGTCATCCTGGACAGCATcgctgctgctgcttctgctgCAGGCATCCAGGGAGCCAGGCATCCGCAATTGGCTCCATTCTTTCCGGATCTCCACCTCAGCGACCTGCAGCAGAGCCTGCTGTTCTGTGGCATCCGCCCCGCCGATCACCAAGCCCCTCCCGCGCCAAGGATCGCCACCGACTTGAAGATCGGCAGCCCGACGCCCCGCTCTCCATCACCTGAGGCCAAGAAAGGCGACGACGTCAAGCCATCGGGGATAATGCTGTTCGGACGGGAGATACTGACCGAGGAGCAGATGAAAAACAGTACCGGCTCTGGTGTACCGACCTCGCCGCGAGCCACCAGCAGTGGCTCGTCCAAGCCCGACTGCGACGACGAGAAAGCGTCCAACACGTCTGATCGCTCTCGCTCCGACGTCTCTCATGGAAGTCCCGCCAAGAAGAATTCGCCCTCCTCCTGGAGATTGTGGTGGTCTGGAGACAGTCCGGCGTCAGAGCCTGGGCTGGAGCCCGGGCAGTGCAAGGTGTTTGTGGAGTCGGACACCCTCGGCAGGAACCTTGACCTCTCGGCGCTGGGCTCATTCGAGGAGCTCTGCGCGCGCCTGTCCAGCATGTTCGGCATCAACAACGCTGATCTGAGGAGCCACATGGTCTACCGCACCATCGCCGGCGAGGTGAAGCACGTCGGCGACGAGCCTTTCAG CGCGTTTGTGAAGTCAGCGCGGAGGATCACCATAGTGAGCGACGCTGGCAGCGACAACACTGGCAACCGATGA